The Bacillus vallismortis genome window below encodes:
- the hypR gene encoding transcriptional regulator HypR has product MSEKKNKYPNKEGCPVEFTLDVIGGKWKGILFYHMIDGKKRFNEFRRICPSITQRMLTLQLRELEADGIVHREVYHQVPPKVEYSLTEFGRTLEPIVLQMKEWGESNRNVLESYRSNGLLKDQQK; this is encoded by the coding sequence ATGAGCGAAAAAAAGAATAAATACCCGAACAAAGAAGGCTGTCCAGTTGAATTTACGCTAGATGTCATTGGCGGAAAGTGGAAAGGAATTCTTTTTTATCACATGATAGATGGCAAGAAACGGTTCAATGAGTTTCGCCGAATCTGCCCGAGTATTACCCAGAGAATGCTCACCCTCCAGCTGCGGGAGCTGGAAGCGGATGGTATCGTGCATCGTGAGGTTTACCATCAGGTGCCGCCCAAGGTTGAATATTCTCTGACGGAATTTGGGCGAACGCTTGAACCGATTGTTTTGCAAATGAAGGAATGGGGAGAATCCAACAGAAATGTGCTGGAATCTTATCGTTCGAACGGCTTGCTGAAGGATCAGCAGAAATAG
- the gdpP gene encoding cyclic-di-AMP phosphodiesterase GdpP, which translates to MPSFYEKPLFRYPIYAMIALSIIAILISFYFNWILGTVEVLLLAVILFFIKRADSLIRQEIDDYISTLSYRLKKVGEEALMEMPIGIMLFNDQYYIEWANPFLSSCFNESTLVGRSLYDTCESVVPLIKQEVESETVTLNDRKFKVVIKRDERLLYFFDVTEQIQIEKLYENERTVLAYIFLDNYDDVTQGLDDQTRSTMNSQVTSLLNAWAQEYGIFLKRTSSERFIAVLNEHILTELENSKFSILDEVREKTSFDGVALTLSVGVGASVSSLKELGDLAQSSLDLALGRGGDQVAIKLPNGKVKFYGGKTNPMEKRTRVRARVISHALKEIVSESSNVIIMGHKFPDMDSIGAAIGILKVAQANNKDGFIVIDPNQIGSSVQRLIEEIKKYEELWSRFITPEEAMEISNDDTLLVIVDTHKPSLVMEERLVNKIEHVVVIDHHRRGEEFIRDPLLVYMEPYASSTAELVTELLEYQPKRLKINMIEATALLAGIIVDTKSFSLRTGSRTFDAASYLRAKGADTVLVQKFLKETVDSYIKRAKLIQHTVLYKENIAIASLPENEEEYFDQVLVAQAADSLLSMSEVEASFAVARRDEQTVCISARSLGEVNVQIIMEALEGGGHLTNAATQLSGISVTEALKRLKHAIDEYFEGGVQR; encoded by the coding sequence ATGCCAAGCTTTTATGAAAAACCGCTGTTTCGGTATCCCATCTATGCAATGATTGCTCTGTCAATCATTGCAATCCTCATCAGCTTTTATTTTAACTGGATATTAGGAACCGTCGAAGTGCTGTTGCTTGCAGTTATTTTGTTTTTTATTAAACGCGCTGATTCTCTTATTCGACAAGAGATTGATGATTATATTTCTACGTTATCCTACAGGTTGAAAAAAGTCGGTGAAGAGGCATTGATGGAAATGCCGATCGGCATCATGCTTTTTAATGATCAATATTATATAGAATGGGCAAATCCGTTCCTTTCTTCTTGCTTTAATGAAAGCACATTAGTGGGGAGATCACTTTACGATACCTGTGAATCGGTTGTGCCGCTCATCAAACAAGAGGTGGAATCGGAAACGGTTACATTGAATGACCGTAAGTTTAAGGTTGTCATCAAACGGGATGAGCGCCTGTTGTATTTCTTTGATGTAACGGAACAAATCCAGATTGAAAAGCTTTATGAAAACGAAAGAACCGTGCTGGCGTATATTTTCCTTGATAATTATGATGATGTGACACAAGGGTTGGATGACCAGACGAGAAGCACAATGAACAGCCAGGTGACATCTTTGCTGAACGCTTGGGCGCAGGAGTACGGGATCTTCCTGAAAAGGACGTCTTCAGAACGCTTTATTGCTGTACTTAATGAACACATCTTAACTGAACTCGAAAATTCGAAGTTTTCAATTCTTGATGAGGTACGGGAAAAAACCTCATTCGACGGCGTTGCGCTGACGTTAAGTGTTGGTGTCGGGGCTTCAGTCTCCTCGCTGAAAGAACTTGGCGATTTGGCGCAATCCAGCTTGGATTTAGCGCTGGGACGCGGCGGAGACCAAGTAGCCATTAAGCTGCCGAACGGCAAGGTGAAGTTTTACGGAGGTAAAACAAACCCGATGGAGAAACGAACAAGGGTGCGGGCCCGTGTCATTTCCCATGCCTTAAAGGAAATCGTCTCTGAAAGCAGCAATGTGATTATCATGGGTCATAAATTTCCTGACATGGATTCTATCGGCGCAGCGATCGGAATTTTAAAGGTGGCTCAGGCAAATAACAAAGACGGTTTTATCGTCATTGATCCAAACCAAATCGGATCAAGTGTCCAGCGTTTGATTGAAGAAATCAAAAAATATGAAGAGCTGTGGTCAAGGTTTATTACCCCTGAAGAAGCGATGGAGATTTCCAATGATGACACGCTGCTTGTGATCGTTGATACACATAAGCCGTCACTTGTCATGGAGGAACGGCTGGTCAATAAAATTGAACATGTCGTGGTCATCGACCATCACCGCAGGGGTGAGGAGTTTATCAGAGATCCGCTGCTCGTTTATATGGAGCCGTACGCTTCTTCGACAGCTGAATTGGTGACAGAGCTGCTTGAATATCAGCCGAAGCGCTTAAAAATCAATATGATTGAAGCAACAGCCCTATTAGCTGGTATAATAGTGGATACAAAGAGCTTTTCTCTCCGCACAGGATCGCGGACTTTTGATGCTGCTTCTTATTTAAGGGCAAAAGGCGCCGATACGGTGCTTGTGCAGAAGTTCCTGAAAGAAACCGTTGATTCCTATATTAAACGGGCGAAGCTGATCCAGCATACGGTCCTTTATAAAGAGAACATTGCGATTGCTTCTCTTCCTGAAAATGAGGAGGAATACTTCGATCAAGTGCTGGTTGCGCAGGCGGCTGATTCGCTGCTCTCTATGAGTGAGGTTGAGGCTTCATTTGCGGTGGCGAGACGGGATGAACAAACCGTTTGTATCAGTGCGCGGTCACTTGGCGAGGTCAATGTTCAGATCATCATGGAGGCGCTGGAAGGCGGAGGACATTTAACAAATGCGGCGACTCAGCTGTCCGGCATTTCAGTAACAGAAGCGCTGAAGCGGCTGAAGCACGCCATAGATGAGTATTTTGAGGGAGGCGTACAGAGATGA
- a CDS encoding YybS family protein: protein MKQTRALMEGAVLISLFAIITLLVVYVPVIGTILFFALPLPMILYTIRHGFKLGIWMGAVSLPVVFIVGSFNGLILAFMSACAGIAMGHFFKKKEPGNAIISGALIYMLSIVFYFVISIQFLGINIIDEAMTQYRQSLDMVETVVKQSGNAEQLDKQLKLMEEQLGIVQYLFPTAIVMVGALFSFLSYLIAKPLLRRFSPDIPNLKPFRELKFPQSVVVLYLMIVLLSFLPLEKGQMLYSIALNGEFILGFLIFIQGLSFIFFYCHKKQYPKAVAVIAVVLGLVHPIFMAAIRILGVIDIGFNIRNKVK, encoded by the coding sequence GTGAAACAAACGAGAGCTTTAATGGAAGGCGCTGTTTTAATCAGTCTGTTTGCGATCATCACGCTTTTGGTCGTATATGTACCTGTGATCGGAACAATTTTGTTTTTTGCACTGCCACTGCCCATGATCCTGTATACGATTAGACATGGATTCAAATTGGGAATATGGATGGGCGCTGTCAGTCTTCCGGTTGTTTTTATTGTCGGGTCCTTTAACGGACTTATTTTAGCTTTTATGTCAGCTTGCGCCGGCATTGCCATGGGGCACTTTTTCAAAAAGAAAGAACCCGGGAACGCGATCATTTCGGGCGCCCTTATTTATATGCTTAGTATTGTCTTCTATTTTGTGATAAGCATTCAGTTTTTGGGTATCAATATCATTGATGAAGCAATGACACAATACCGGCAGTCTCTTGATATGGTAGAAACGGTAGTGAAGCAGTCGGGCAATGCTGAACAGCTTGACAAGCAATTGAAACTGATGGAAGAACAATTGGGTATCGTTCAATATCTTTTTCCAACAGCTATTGTGATGGTAGGAGCTCTTTTTTCTTTCCTCAGTTACCTTATCGCTAAGCCGCTCTTAAGGCGATTCTCCCCCGATATTCCTAATCTAAAGCCTTTTAGAGAGTTGAAGTTTCCGCAAAGTGTTGTAGTGCTGTATTTAATGATTGTGTTGCTTTCATTTTTGCCTTTAGAAAAGGGCCAAATGCTGTACTCTATCGCTTTAAATGGGGAGTTTATACTCGGGTTTCTTATTTTCATCCAAGGTTTATCATTTATCTTTTTCTATTGCCATAAAAAACAATATCCGAAGGCTGTGGCTGTGATTGCAGTGGTTCTTGGGCTCGTGCATCCGATTTTTATGGCAGCGATTCGCATTTTAGGCGTTATAGATATAGGCTTTAATATAAGGAATAAGGTGAAATGA
- a CDS encoding spore coat protein has protein sequence MDERRTLAWHETLELHELVAFQAIGLIKLKKMIKEVKDPQLKQLYAVSIQAIEQNLRELLQFFPQAPMPREDEEERADNPFYSGDLLVLAKTSVRNYAIAITETATPQLRNVLVKQLNAAIKWHAQIFQYMYQRGYYPAYNLSELLKNDVRNANKALSMK, from the coding sequence ATGGATGAACGCAGAACATTGGCTTGGCATGAGACATTAGAGTTGCATGAGCTGGTCGCTTTTCAGGCAATCGGACTCATTAAACTGAAGAAAATGATAAAAGAAGTAAAAGACCCTCAGCTTAAACAGCTTTATGCCGTATCCATACAAGCCATTGAGCAAAATTTAAGAGAGCTTCTCCAGTTCTTCCCTCAGGCACCGATGCCTCGTGAAGACGAAGAGGAACGTGCGGATAACCCATTCTACAGCGGCGACTTGCTTGTTCTTGCCAAAACATCTGTCCGCAACTACGCCATTGCCATCACTGAAACAGCGACACCTCAATTAAGAAACGTGCTTGTCAAACAGCTGAATGCAGCCATTAAATGGCATGCGCAAATATTCCAATACATGTATCAGCGCGGATACTATCCAGCTTACAACCTTTCTGAACTATTGAAAAATGATGTCAGAAACGCCAACAAAGCCCTTTCAATGAAATAA